In Desulfomicrobium escambiense DSM 10707, the DNA window CGCCTCATGGAACGCTTCACCGAGTGCGCCCGCAGCTACGAAACCATCATGGAGTCGTTCCTGGCCCTGCAGACGGGCCTCGACCCGCATCTGCTCGCCGGACTTCAGGCAGACATCCTGAAGGACCGCGCCCTGTTCCAGAAAGTCCTGCATCATGAGCGCAGGATGTACCGCGAGGATACCGACCTGCTGGACCTCAAAATCCGCACCCTCGAACGTTGCGTGGTCCATCTGGAGTCGATGCTCCGCGCGCTCAACAGTGAACAGGACAAGGGCTACGAAATTCTCATGGCGCCCGAACTGCGGCAGCTGTCCACAGTTGCCGTGAACGGGATGCGCGCCATCGCCTCCGGAAGCGTCCCGGACCAGGCGCACCTTTCGCACGCCCTGGATAATGCGGAAACCCGCCTGCTGGAACTTCGGAACGAGGGGGCCACCAAACGCTTCCACCTGCAGAAACTCGTTCAGTTCTTTGCCTTCTACCACGGCGCCCAATCCATGGGGCACGACATTCTTCTCTACTGCCGCAATGCGAAGTTCGACATTGCGCCCTCCTGATGGTAGGAGTTATGCATAAAAATATGCATGCCCCGCACGGGACCACGCCGGATGCCGATTGTCGACCGGCCATTGACTGTCCTGCTGGGCAATTTTATGTAACATCCCGGCAACGTAAACATCTGCCACAAGGAAGGCGAATCATGAAAAAAATACTTCTGACTGTACTTATCGCCGTGT includes these proteins:
- a CDS encoding FUSC family protein; the encoded protein is MAFIDPDSHQAMIRHGLKTGIAAVLAYGAARLLDLEFGYWAALSAVIVMQVYVADSVQMCLYRFSGTAVGALIGMAAISVFPATQAMTVLALFLSVTFCAYMTRYNARYRMAAITVCIVILASLNQEDRLVFGLLRVAEIGIGVAAAFAVSITLWPVRAGSALKARLMERFTECARSYETIMESFLALQTGLDPHLLAGLQADILKDRALFQKVLHHERRMYREDTDLLDLKIRTLERCVVHLESMLRALNSEQDKGYEILMAPELRQLSTVAVNGMRAIASGSVPDQAHLSHALDNAETRLLELRNEGATKRFHLQKLVQFFAFYHGAQSMGHDILLYCRNAKFDIAPS